One stretch of Candidatus Eremiobacteraceae bacterium DNA includes these proteins:
- a CDS encoding aspartate aminotransferase family protein, protein MANALQEQQLTLFDTVYTAYKEFVNPPLARFMKVAGAPVEIRARGCRVWDHTGKSYLDFCGGYGVFTLGHMHPRVVAAVRDQLDRMALSTRVFFNEQLAMLAKALADLAPGDLAISFFSNSGTEAVEAALKLARLSTKRVHIVSTHNAYHGKTMGSLTATGRDVFKDSFQPLVPEFEHVQFGDLDALDRALPGAAAFIVEPIQCEGGVVIPPDGYLKGVRELCDKHGALFIADEVQTGLGRTGYMWGVDADGVVPDIMTIAKGLSGGVVPIGATISKRDVWMRAFGQSPLMHTSTFGGNPLACSAGLAALEVLVDEKLVDRSREMGAYLMKRADELRAKHPDVIAEVRGRGCVVGVELTNEGYGGVIIPECLKLGMTAAYTLNQQRVIRLEPPLVVTKDEIDEAVDILGQGVTKAKDKLGKL, encoded by the coding sequence ATGGCCAATGCCCTCCAAGAACAGCAATTGACGCTCTTCGACACCGTTTACACGGCCTACAAAGAGTTCGTCAATCCGCCGCTCGCGCGGTTCATGAAGGTCGCAGGCGCGCCGGTCGAGATCCGCGCGCGCGGCTGCCGCGTCTGGGATCACACGGGAAAATCGTACCTCGATTTTTGCGGCGGCTACGGCGTCTTCACGCTCGGCCACATGCACCCGCGCGTCGTCGCGGCGGTCCGCGATCAGCTCGATAGGATGGCGCTCTCGACGCGCGTCTTCTTCAACGAACAGCTCGCGATGCTCGCAAAGGCGCTCGCCGATCTCGCCCCAGGCGATCTCGCGATATCGTTCTTCTCGAACAGCGGTACCGAGGCCGTCGAAGCGGCGCTCAAACTCGCGCGGCTTTCGACCAAACGCGTGCACATCGTCTCGACGCATAACGCGTATCACGGCAAGACGATGGGCAGCCTCACCGCGACGGGCCGCGACGTCTTCAAGGATTCCTTCCAGCCGCTCGTGCCGGAATTCGAGCACGTCCAGTTCGGCGATCTCGACGCGCTCGATCGCGCGTTGCCCGGCGCAGCCGCGTTCATCGTCGAACCGATCCAATGCGAAGGCGGCGTCGTCATCCCGCCCGACGGCTATCTCAAAGGCGTTCGCGAGCTGTGCGACAAGCATGGCGCGCTCTTCATCGCCGACGAAGTGCAAACAGGTCTCGGACGAACCGGCTACATGTGGGGCGTCGACGCCGACGGCGTCGTGCCCGATATCATGACGATCGCGAAAGGTCTCTCGGGAGGCGTCGTACCGATCGGCGCGACGATCTCGAAGCGCGACGTCTGGATGCGTGCGTTCGGCCAATCGCCGCTCATGCACACGAGCACGTTCGGCGGCAACCCGCTCGCATGCTCGGCCGGCCTCGCCGCGCTCGAAGTGCTCGTCGACGAAAAGCTCGTCGATCGATCGCGAGAGATGGGCGCGTATCTGATGAAGCGCGCGGACGAGCTGCGCGCGAAACATCCGGACGTCATCGCCGAAGTACGCGGCCGAGGCTGCGTCGTCGGCGTGGAACTCACGAACGAAGGGTACGGCGGCGTCATCATCCCCGAGTGCCTCAAGCTCGGGATGACCGCGGCGTATACGCTCAACCAGCAGCGCGTCATCCGTCTCGAACCTCCGCTCGTCGTCACGAAGGACGAGATCGACGAAGCGGTCGACATCCTTGGACAAGGAGTGACCAAGGCGAAGGATAAACTCGGAAAGCTCTAG
- a CDS encoding alpha/beta hydrolase has protein sequence MTDAKRAKSDGLSIAYLDEGSGPPILFLHGVGATKQMWAPQLTMLSERFRCIALDYRGYGESEMPPESSLKPAARDAKAISRAAYARDVVAVLDAAGIESAHLCGCSLGGVVALETYDAKPARVKSLALVDTFAFYPDGSTSIDERVANLDRLGIAEFAKTRAPGIHKPDAPKALVEKSVADMASIPLAVYKASTRATWTGDYRALLPRISVPAEVFWGELDTSIAPHELSEELASAIPTCSGVVRVPHAGHVANLDNPEFFNLALEAFVDSVEAGFI, from the coding sequence ATGACCGACGCAAAGCGAGCGAAGTCCGACGGGCTGAGCATAGCCTATCTAGATGAAGGCAGCGGACCGCCGATCCTCTTCCTTCACGGCGTTGGCGCGACAAAACAGATGTGGGCGCCGCAGCTCACGATGCTGTCCGAACGGTTTCGCTGCATCGCACTCGACTACCGCGGTTACGGCGAGTCGGAAATGCCGCCTGAGTCGTCGCTCAAGCCCGCTGCTCGCGATGCGAAAGCGATCAGCCGCGCGGCATACGCTCGCGATGTCGTCGCGGTGCTCGATGCGGCGGGAATCGAGTCAGCACATCTCTGCGGATGTTCGCTCGGAGGGGTCGTCGCGCTGGAAACGTACGACGCGAAGCCGGCGCGCGTGAAGTCGCTTGCGCTCGTCGACACATTTGCATTCTATCCGGACGGTTCTACGTCGATCGACGAGCGCGTCGCGAATCTTGATCGTCTTGGCATCGCCGAGTTCGCGAAAACGCGCGCACCAGGCATCCATAAGCCGGACGCCCCAAAAGCGCTGGTCGAGAAGTCGGTCGCCGACATGGCATCGATCCCGCTCGCCGTGTACAAAGCGTCGACGCGCGCGACGTGGACCGGCGACTACCGTGCACTCCTGCCGCGGATCAGCGTGCCGGCGGAAGTGTTCTGGGGCGAACTCGACACTTCGATCGCGCCGCACGAGTTGAGCGAAGAACTCGCGAGTGCGATTCCGACGTGCAGCGGCGTCGTCCGCGTGCCGCACGCGGGCCACGTGGCGAACCTCGACAATCCGGAGTTCTTCAACCTCGCGCTCGAGGCGTTCGTCGACTCGGTCGAAGCTGGTTTTATTTAG